TACGACCGTGTTGAAGCCGTCTTTGAAACCGCCGAGGGGAAAAAGACACTGTCAGCGAACCTGCTGGTAGGTGCCGACGGCATACACTCTGCAGTGCGAGCTCAGATGCATCCAACACAGCCGCCAATTCATTGGGGGGGCGCTTTGATGTGGCGAGGAACCAGTTGGGCGCGCCCGCTTCGTTCCGGTGCTTCGTTTGTGGGCCTAGGAGGCCCCGATCAGCGCATGGTCATCTACCCGATTTCTCACCCTGACCCCAAAACCGGACTGGCTTTAATCAACTGGATAGCTGAAATTCAGCACGATGATCCGGCAAGTTTCGACACTTCGTCTTGGTTCCGGCAAGTCGCGGCGAACATCCCATTGAAGACCTTCAAGGGTTGGACTTTCGATTGGTTGAACGTTCCGGATCTCATTTCGGCAGCCGGCGCTGTTTTTGAGAACCCAATGATTGATCGCGATCCGGTTTCCACATGGATCGACAACCGCGTCGCACTCTTGGGGGATGCGGCTCATGCCATGTATCCAACGGGTTCAAATGGGGCCAGTCAGGCCATCATCGACGCCCGAATTCTGGGCGCCAAGTTGCTACAACTCGGCATTTCGCCTGACGCGCTGGAAGCCTACAATGACGAACTGCATGGCCCTATTTCCGACCTTGTTTTGCGAAACCGGCAGGCTGGGCCCTTCGGCCTTCTAAGCTTGGTTCATGACCGCTGCGGCGGCGTGTTTGACGACATCGACAAGGTCGTTTCCCCTTCAGAACGCTCGGAATTTATGGCCAAGTACAAATCCGCTGCGGGCTTCGCCAAGGAAGTGCTGAACGCCGCGGCTCCCACAATCCCGCAAGGGGCAAGGATAGGCTAAAGTTCCCGAACTGATTTTGTGGTTGTAGATCCATGAGAATACCACTACCAACTGATATGCTAGTCTGCCAGATGTAAAATCGACAATAAATTCATGAATGTACCAATCCAGTCACCCACTCATTCGCCTCCGCAAAGCGCGACAGAGCAGGTATTTCAGGCGCTCCACGCTTCAATTGTCGACCTTTCGCTGGAACCCGGAAGCAAAGTATCCGAAGCCGAAATTGCAAATCGAATGGATGTGTCGCGCCAACCTGTCAGAGACGCGTTTTTCAGACTTTCTCAACTTGGCTTCCTGCAAATTCGACCACAGCGCGCAACATTGGTGTCGCGTATCTCCCTGCAAGCCGTCGAAAGTGCAGCCTTCGTACGTACAGCGCTAGAAACGGCCTGCCTCTCAGAAGCCATCAATCGACTGACAACCTCCGATCTAGAACATCTGAACATGCTGACAAGAGCTCAGGAAAACGCTGTTTCTGCTTCAGACGGTACCCGCTTCTTCTCCTTGGACGAAGACTTCCACCTTGCGATTTGTCGGATTGCCGGACGCGAAGACATTTGGCCCCTCATTCGCGAACAAAAAAGCCATATGGATCGTGCGCGTCACCTTTCTTTGCCCGACAACGGTCCGGCTGCCCTTGCTGAACACAAGGACATTGTTGGGGCCTTGGGCTCGCGAGACGAAACCGCAGCTAGGGAACGACTTTCCCAACACCTTTTCAGCTTGATGCCTATCTTTGAAGACATCCGTGCCAAGAACCCCAATTACTTCGAGGACCGTCCAAAATGAACAAACGACTACTTTGCATCGGTGAGTGCATGGTTGAGATGGCCCCAACCCAAAACGGGCTGTTCAAGATGGGCTATGCAGGAGACACGTTCAACACAGCCTGGTATGCCGCTCGACTGGCGGACGAGAATACCGAAGTCGCCTTTCTTTCAGCCGTCGGCGACGACGCAGCATCCGAAGGCCTTGTCGAATTTGCACGTTCGAGCGGTATCATTCCCGAGATGCAAATCTTTCCAGACGCGTCCGTCGGTCTTTACTTGATCAAAACCGAAGATGGTGAACGTTCCTTTTCTTATTGGCGTTCTGCTGCGGCTGCACGTCGGTTAGCCGAGACATTGACGGAGCTCCCTATTTCCGGCCCAGGCGATACGGTTTTCTTTAGTGGGATCACTGTGGCGATACTGCAGGATAGCGGCCGGGAACATTTGCTCGACGCTGTAGCGAAAGCGCGTGCCTCGGGCGCAACAGTTGCTTTCGACCCCAACTTGCGCCCACGCCTTTGGGAAGATGCGGCAACCATGCGGCATTGGGTCAGTGAGTCCGCACGTCACGCCGATATTTTGCTGCCGTCTCACGAAGACGAAGCAAGCTGGTTCGAAGATGCGTCAACAAACGCAACAGCCACTCGTTATCTCAATCTCGGCTGCAGAACTGTCATCGTCAAAGATGGCCCGGGGAAAGTTCTGATTGCGCATTCAAATGGCCAGACAGAGCAAGTAACCCCGCAATCGGTGACCAAGATTGTCGACACCACCGCCGCCGGAGACGCATTCAATGCTGCGGTTTTGACATCCCTGATGCGCGAAGAAACGGCACAACTCGCGGTGGAATTGGGCTGTGCTTTGTCTGCACAAGTGATCCAAGCTCCCGGCGCCTTAGTCGAAATCTAGGTCAAACGCCCAAATATCTGTCACTGAGTTCTTCAGTTAGTTCGTCAAATTGCCCTGTCCAGACGGATCTCCCCTTCTCAAGGATAACACCTCGGTCCGCAATTTGGCGCAACTCAGATAGGGACTTGTCGACAACCAAAATTGTAAGCCCCGCGTTTGCCTTTAGGTTCGAGATCGCAGCCCAGATTTCCTGACGAACCACGGGCGCAAGCCCCTCAGTGGCCTCATCCAGCAAGAGCAACCGTGGGTTAGTCATAAGGGCGCGAGCAATTGCCAACATTTGTTGCTCCCCCCCAGACAGTGTACCTGCGGCCTGGTCTCTACGCTCTTTCAAGCGAGGAAACAGCTCGGTAACCAACTCAAAATCCCACTCCCCCCTTCTCGCAGCCGCGACAAGGTTTTCATATACCGTCAGATCTTTGAAACAACGACGCCCCTCGGGCACCAAACCAACGCCCATTCGGGCGACTCGATAGGACGGGACTCCAGAGATGTTAGAGCCATCCAGCGTCACATCTCCGCCTCGGTGTTGTAGCAACCGGCAGATCACCTTGATTGTCGTTGACTTGCCCATGCCGTTGCGCCCCATCAACGCGACAACTTCGCCTTGATCCACGCTCAAATTGACGTCGAACAATGCCTGCGACGGTCCATAAAAAGCAGACACACCGGACATGGTCAAAAGGCTCATCCAACTTCCTCCCCCAGATAAGCTCTTCTCACGTCCGGGTTGGCTCGGATTTCATGCACTGATCCTGTCGCGATAATCTCACCGTAAACCAAAACGCTGACCCTATCAGCCAATGCAAAAACAGCATCCATATCGTGCTCAATCAACAATATCGGCGCACGATCTCGCAAAGCATCCAGAATACGAATTAGGCTGCGTGATCCATCAGCACCCATTCCCGCCATTGGCTCGTCCATAAGAAAAGCTTTGGGTGACAAAGTTAATGCGACTGCGACTTCCAATTGTCGACGTTGACCATGTGAAAGGTCGGCTGTGCGAACAGACTGAAAATCACTTAAACCAACCTGTTCCAAAGCCAGTTCAGCTGCCGAACGCAAATCCAGTTCCCTCATAACGTTCTTGAAAAACGACAACACCTTGCCCTTTCGCCCCAACGCACCCAGCATGGCGTTTTGCAAGACAGTGTATTCCATGGCCAAGGATGAAATTTGAAAGGTCCGGGCCATGCCGAATTGCGCCCTCTTCGCTGTCGACATTGCGCCAACGTCGTGACCATCGAACACAATCCGCCCGCTGTCTGGCGTAAGGCCTCCTGTGACTTGTTGGACAAGGGTGGACTTCCCGGCTCCGTTTGGACCGATAAGTGCGTGTATCTCGCCCTGACGAAGGTCCAAATCTATGTTCTTGCTCGCGACCAGTCCGCCAAAAGCTTTGGTCACACCTTGAACGTCCAAAACGGGATCAGTCATGCGCGACCTCCCGCCCAGCGAGCAACCCATAAAGCCCCCCTCGGGCAAAAAGAACAACTCCCAAGAGGATGGCACCGAGATATACGTGCCAATACTCGCTCAACCCGCCAAGCGTGTGCTCTAGCAGTATGAACAAGGCTGCACCGGCAACCGGTCCGTAAACGCGCCCCACACCTCCCAGAATTACAAAAACCATGATCTCGCCAGACACCTGCCAGCTCAACATAGTCGGACTCACGAACCTGTTCAGGTCTGCGAACAATGCCCCGGCCAATCCAGTGATCGC
This genomic window from Shimia isoporae contains:
- a CDS encoding flavin-dependent oxidoreductase encodes the protein MRPADILIAGGGIGGLSLALTLHQIGVSCVVCESSRQMKPLGVGINLQPNAVRELLDLGFSRESFDGFGRAIEEWTLVGRQGSEIYAELRGEAAGYHWPQYAVHRGAFHMALYERFRTLAGDKAILLDHKFIEYRQNYDRVEAVFETAEGKKTLSANLLVGADGIHSAVRAQMHPTQPPIHWGGALMWRGTSWARPLRSGASFVGLGGPDQRMVIYPISHPDPKTGLALINWIAEIQHDDPASFDTSSWFRQVAANIPLKTFKGWTFDWLNVPDLISAAGAVFENPMIDRDPVSTWIDNRVALLGDAAHAMYPTGSNGASQAIIDARILGAKLLQLGISPDALEAYNDELHGPISDLVLRNRQAGPFGLLSLVHDRCGGVFDDIDKVVSPSERSEFMAKYKSAAGFAKEVLNAAAPTIPQGARIG
- a CDS encoding GntR family transcriptional regulator — its product is MNVPIQSPTHSPPQSATEQVFQALHASIVDLSLEPGSKVSEAEIANRMDVSRQPVRDAFFRLSQLGFLQIRPQRATLVSRISLQAVESAAFVRTALETACLSEAINRLTTSDLEHLNMLTRAQENAVSASDGTRFFSLDEDFHLAICRIAGREDIWPLIREQKSHMDRARHLSLPDNGPAALAEHKDIVGALGSRDETAARERLSQHLFSLMPIFEDIRAKNPNYFEDRPK
- a CDS encoding sugar kinase, with product MNKRLLCIGECMVEMAPTQNGLFKMGYAGDTFNTAWYAARLADENTEVAFLSAVGDDAASEGLVEFARSSGIIPEMQIFPDASVGLYLIKTEDGERSFSYWRSAAAARRLAETLTELPISGPGDTVFFSGITVAILQDSGREHLLDAVAKARASGATVAFDPNLRPRLWEDAATMRHWVSESARHADILLPSHEDEASWFEDASTNATATRYLNLGCRTVIVKDGPGKVLIAHSNGQTEQVTPQSVTKIVDTTAAGDAFNAAVLTSLMREETAQLAVELGCALSAQVIQAPGALVEI
- a CDS encoding ABC transporter ATP-binding protein; the encoded protein is MSLLTMSGVSAFYGPSQALFDVNLSVDQGEVVALMGRNGMGKSTTIKVICRLLQHRGGDVTLDGSNISGVPSYRVARMGVGLVPEGRRCFKDLTVYENLVAAARRGEWDFELVTELFPRLKERRDQAAGTLSGGEQQMLAIARALMTNPRLLLLDEATEGLAPVVRQEIWAAISNLKANAGLTILVVDKSLSELRQIADRGVILEKGRSVWTGQFDELTEELSDRYLGV
- a CDS encoding ABC transporter ATP-binding protein; translated protein: MTDPVLDVQGVTKAFGGLVASKNIDLDLRQGEIHALIGPNGAGKSTLVQQVTGGLTPDSGRIVFDGHDVGAMSTAKRAQFGMARTFQISSLAMEYTVLQNAMLGALGRKGKVLSFFKNVMRELDLRSAAELALEQVGLSDFQSVRTADLSHGQRRQLEVAVALTLSPKAFLMDEPMAGMGADGSRSLIRILDALRDRAPILLIEHDMDAVFALADRVSVLVYGEIIATGSVHEIRANPDVRRAYLGEEVG